CTTCCGTCTCCATCACCTCCGCGGGCACCTCGCGCACGCGCACGCCGTGGGAGCGCGCGCGACGGAGCTGTTCACGCAGGCTGCGGCTGCCCTTCACCACCGCATCCCACTTCGCCGGGTCCCACACCGGCTGCTCACCGATGGGCAGCTCCTCGAAGGGGACGAGCTTGGAGAAGCGCGACTCCGTGGCGAAGAAGCTCACGCGCCTGCCCGCGCTCCGGGCCGCCCGGTGGAAGGCCCCCACCACGTCGCGCACGCGCTCCTGCGCGGCGATGGGGCCTCCTCCCGCCACCCACGCGCCGCCCGTGTCCACGTAGGCGATGCACCCGTCCCCTTCCGGCGCGAACCAGTACTCGAAGCCCGGCTGCAGCACCTGGAAGGACGTCGCGTTCCAGCCGTGCTGCTTGAGCAGCGTCAGCACCCGCTCGCGCGGGTCGACTGCGGGGTCCTGGTGGGGGTCGGCCATGGTGTTTGCGCTCAAACTACGTTCCACGGGGTCCCCCCGCCAGCCAAAGCCACGCGGGGAGGCAGGGCCCTCCCTGGAGGAACGGACCACTCCCGGTGGAAACGCGCGGGGCATGGATCCAATCCGGCCGCTCCCACGCACTCCAGGGGAACGTCCCTGACGGGGATATCAGGGCCGGAAGCCGGGCCCCCTTGGGGCGGCCCTCCCATGGGGGACCCGGCGGCAGTACCGCTCAAGAACCGTCGTCCTCCGCGTCGTCTCCACCGTCATCCGCGGGAGCGCGGCCGAGCAGCCGGTCCACCTCCGCGTGCGCGGCTTCCGCCTGGACCGCGCTGATGCGCTTGTAGGTCTTGAGCGCGTCCACCACGCGGTGCGCGTGCTTCCACAGCGCCCGGGAGCCGCTGGACGGCGAGCGCTTGCGCGGAGACGGCAGCATCGCGGCGAGCACCGCGCCCTGCGCCACGGAGAGCTGGGACGCGGACACGCCGAAGTGCTCCCGCGCCCCCGCCTCAATCCCATACACGCCGTTCCCCCACTCCACCACGTTGAGGTACAGCGTCAGGATGCGCTGCTTCGTCAGCGCTTCCTCCAACCGGTGCGCCAGCACCAGCTCCTTCAGCTTGCGCGTCAGGCTGCGGTCCGTGGACAGCCAGAGGTTCTTCGCCAGTTGCTGCGTGAGCGTGGAGGCCCCGCGCCCCAGCTCGCCCTTCTCCACCGCCTGCCCCACCGCGCGCGCCAGCTCCACCGTGTCCACGCCGTCGTGCAGGTAGAAGCTCGCGTCCTCGGAGAGGAGCACCGCGTCCACCGCGGGCTTGGACACCGCGGACAATGGCACCCACTGCTGCCTGCGGCGCGGCTTGCGCCCGGCCTCGCGCGCCTCGCTCGCCCGCTGCTCGATGAGCGCCGTCGTCTTCGGGTTCTCCTTCGCCAGGGGGCTTGCGTCCGGCAGCCCGGCGAACGTGACCGCCGCGGTCCCCAGGCCCAGCACCAACACACCGCCGAGCACCCAGCGCGCCCACCGCCTCTTTCGCGGCGGCGGCGCGGGACGCACCTGCGGCGGTACCGGCGGCAGGGACGCGGCGGGTTCGGGGCTCGGGGACTCGGATGGACCTTCGACGGTGGACATCTTCCGGCCGTGTCTAGCGCCGCGCCGTCCGGGCGTCACCCTTCACGGTGAGCTTCGCGGACGCCAGGCGCGGCTGCGGCTCGGGCGAACGCCAGCGCTCGTCCACCGACGCGAAGCCCGCCACCAGCTCTCCCGCCAGGTAGCCGCGCGACTTCTTCCCCTTGCGGCGCAGCCAGTCGTTGAGGATGCGGCCCTTCGCGTCCTTGCGCGCCTCCGGCTGCGCGAGGTTGAAGCGCGAGCGCTTCACCAGCCCGCCGGACTTGTGCACGAACGTCACCGTGCCGTCCTCCCCCACCCGCTCCACGATGCCGATGTGCGTGAGGCCGTCGTTGATGAGGCCGTCGCGGTTGCGGTCGAACGTGTTCTTGAAGAACACCAGCGCGCCCGGCTTCGGCGTCTCCGTCAGCATCCCCAGCGCGCGCGCCTTGCGGTGGATGGCCGTAACGCCGTTCTCCTCCGGCAGCACGTCGTCCGGCAGCAGGTCCAACCGCCGCTGCTGGAACGCCAGCCGCGTCATGCCCGAGCAGTCATCGCTCACCGCCGAGCTCATCTTCGCCAGCGTCGTCATTCCCACCCAGGACTTCGCCCGCCACAGCGCCCGGTCCGCCAGTTGGACCGCCGGCCGCGCCTTCTTCATCGCCGTGGCCTTGTTCGCTGCCTGAGCCGCCCCGCCCCACACCAGCGCGCTCACCAACGCGCCCACCCACACGCCTCGTCCCATGCGGACGCGGCAGAGCAACCGCCGTGCCCGGCCTCCGCGGCGTTGCGCGTGTCCACCTCACGACGAAGCGCGCGCGCCCTCCGGCTCGCGATGGGAAAGGAAGTTCCCACCCATGGCAACCGCGCGCCCTGGGTCCCTCAGTACACGACGCTGTTCGTGCTGCCTCCGGTCGCGCCCGCGGGCAGCTGCGCGTCACCCGACGCGGGGTTGTTCCACCGGCGACCGGGCGACGGCGGCGGCATCCGCTTCCGTTCCTCGCGGAACAACTCGCGCAGGTGCTCGTCATGGAGGACGGGCGCCGGACGGGGCCCTCCTTCAAGGGTCTGCGCCGGCCCGCAGCCCCTGCCCGAGCATCCGGGGCTGAAGACCTCGACGGGCTGGTCGGTTCCCCAGGTCCGCATGGGCCTGGGCTGTATCAGCCTTGGAGGGTTGGGGGCTGGCGACGCCAGGGACAGCGGGCTCTTCTCCCGGGCCTCCAGCGCGACCATCAAGGGCAGCGCCAGCCCCAGCACCGCGAACTGGCCCACGGCGCCGGGCATCCGCGAACCGGGCGCGGGCAGCACCTGCGCGCGCAGGCTCGACAGGATGAACGCCCCGCCAATGGCCGTGCACAGCGCAAGCGCGCCCCACGTCATGGCCTGCGCCGTGATGACGATGGAGGACAAACGCCAGGTCGCGCCCACGTCCACCGCCGCCCTCCACGCCTGGTCCCTCCAGTCCGCCGCCGGCCCGGCCATGCCGTAGCCCACCGTGCACGCCGCCACCCACACGGCGGCGCCATGCGCCTCGCGGCGCAGGAGCCACCCCTGCGTGAGGCCCACCGCCATGCCCATCCCGATGGCCGCCGTCCCGGGCGACAGCCCCAGCGCCACGGCCAGGGCCCGCGAGCCCACCAGGCCCACCGCCACCGCCATCGCCGTGCGCCCCGCCCAGCCCGGCACCTGGAGCCCCGCCCGGCGCAGCGCGAACGCCTGCGCGTTCCCCAGCATCGCCCCCGCGACGCAAAAGACGCCCAGCTCCGCGAGCCGGTGCACCACGCCCTGCTCCACCGGA
The sequence above is drawn from the Corallococcus sp. NCRR genome and encodes:
- a CDS encoding C40 family peptidase, with translation MGRGVWVGALVSALVWGGAAQAANKATAMKKARPAVQLADRALWRAKSWVGMTTLAKMSSAVSDDCSGMTRLAFQQRRLDLLPDDVLPEENGVTAIHRKARALGMLTETPKPGALVFFKNTFDRNRDGLINDGLTHIGIVERVGEDGTVTFVHKSGGLVKRSRFNLAQPEARKDAKGRILNDWLRRKGKKSRGYLAGELVAGFASVDERWRSPEPQPRLASAKLTVKGDARTARR
- a CDS encoding biosynthetic peptidoglycan transglycosylase; the protein is MSTVEGPSESPSPEPAASLPPVPPQVRPAPPPRKRRWARWVLGGVLVLGLGTAAVTFAGLPDASPLAKENPKTTALIEQRASEAREAGRKPRRRQQWVPLSAVSKPAVDAVLLSEDASFYLHDGVDTVELARAVGQAVEKGELGRGASTLTQQLAKNLWLSTDRSLTRKLKELVLAHRLEEALTKQRILTLYLNVVEWGNGVYGIEAGAREHFGVSASQLSVAQGAVLAAMLPSPRKRSPSSGSRALWKHAHRVVDALKTYKRISAVQAEAAHAEVDRLLGRAPADDGGDDAEDDGS